The Catellatospora citrea DNA segment GTGCCCATGCCGGAACGCCACTCGCACTGCTCCTACTGCGGCAGCGCCTACGCCGCCGATCTGGCCTGGCCACGCCGGTGTGCGACCTGCGAGCAGGTCAGCTATGTCAACCCGGTGCCGGTCGCCGTGGCGGTGCTGCCGGTCGGTGACGGGCTGCTCGGCGTGCGGCGCCTCATCCCGCCCGGTGCGGGCCGGGTGGCGCTGCCGGGCGGTTTCATCGACCTCGGTGAGTCATGGCAGGCGGCGGTGGTCCGGGAGCTGTGGGAGGAGACCGGGATCCGTGCCGACGCGGCCGACGTGAGCCTGTACGACACGCTCAGCGCGCCCGACGGCACCTTGCTCGTGTTCGGACTGCTGCCGCACCGCGACGTCGCCGACCTGCCCGCGCCCGTCGCCAATGAGGAGTCGGCCGGCTGGGAGCTGGTCACCCCCGCCACCCCGCTCGCGTTCAGCCTGCACACCGCCGTCGCGGCCCGCTACTTCGCCTCGCTGAACGTCTGAGTCGTACGCCGCCTGCGGCCGGGTCAGCCGACCACGAGCCGCAGTGGCTGCGCCCGGGGGCTGTTCAGGCGGTCGAGCGCGGCGGAGGTCGCGGCGTCGGCGGGCAGGTGGACGATCAGGCGCTGGTCGTCGTCGGCGGACAGGTCGAGTGTCTCGTACGCGAGCCGCAGTGTGCCCACCTCGGGGTGGGCCAGCCGGACGACGCCGCTGGACTTCGCCAGCGCGGGAACGGTGTCGACCCGCCGGGCGAAGGCGTCGCCGGCGGCGATGGTCAGCTCGTCGGCCAGGGCGGCCAGGTGCGGGTCCGCCCGGAACGGGCCCTGTTTGAGCGCCGCGACCCGTTCGTCGGCGATGTGCTCCCAGTCGGGGTAGGCGTCGCGGGCCCGGCTGTCCGTGAACACGAACCGGGCAAGGTTGGGCACTGCCGCGTCCAGCAGGCCGATCGGTCCGGCGAGCCGCTGGTAGCCGTCGGTGTGGGCGAGGACGTCGCTGAGCCGGTTGAGCAGCACTGCCGGGGTGGGCTCCAGGCGGTCGAGCAGGGCCTGCACGGTGGGGCGCACGGTGCGCGCCGGTGCCGTCTCGCCTCGGCAGTTGTAGCCGGGGTCGGCCGCTTTGGTGAGGCGGTGCAGGTGCACGCGCTCGCCGGCGGTCAGCCGCAGCGCGTCGGCGAGGGCGGAGAGCACCTGCGGGGACGGCCGGCGGTCGCGTCCCTGTTCGAGCCTGGTCACGTACTCCACACTGACGCCCGCCAGGGCGGCCACCTCGGAGCGGCGCAGCCCCGCGGCTCGCCGGCGGGGTCCGGTGGGCAGCCCGACCGCGGCCGGGGTGACCGCCTCCCGGTGCACCCGCAGGAACAGTCCGAGTTCGTTGTCGCTCACCGTCCGAACCTAACAGCGTCGGCGTCGCCGAGCGTGTCCCTGCTGGTACCACCCTCAGCGCGGCCTCCCTGACCCACGTTCTTCCCGGCCAGAGTCGTGGCAGGAAGTCAACTTCGGTCTGCGGGAGTGTGCAGTCATGGGTCGTACGGTCGCGGTCATCGGCGGAGGTTACGGGGGTTCGGCGGTCGCGAAGGCGCTGGACGCCGAGGCTGACGTCGTGCTCATCGATCCGCGGGACGCCTTCGTCAACGCGGCGGCGTCGCTGCGGGCGCTGGTCCGGCCCGATTGGGCGGGCAACATGTTCTTTCCCTTCGACACTCTGCTCACGCGGGGCAGGGTGGTCCGGGACCGGGTGGTCTCGGTGGACCCGGGCGGTGTCACCCTGGCCTCGGGCGGACGTGTCGAGGCGGACTATCTGGTCCTGGCCACCGGCTCCGGCTACGCCTACCCGGCCAAGCCCGACGCCGAGTCCACCGAGGCGGCGCTGGACGACCTGCGCCGGACCCACAAGGAACTGAGCGGCGCGCAGCGGGTGCTGGTCGTCGGGGCCGGGCCGGTCGGCTTGGAGCTGGCCGGGGAGATCAGGGAGGTCTGGCCGGGCAAGCGGGTGACCGTCGTCGACCCGGTCGAGCAACTTTTGCCCGGCTTCCAGCCGGAGGTGCGCCAAGAGCTGCACCGACAGCTCGCGGAGGCGGACATCCGGCTGCGGCTGGGAGTCGGTCTGGCGGCGCTGCCGTCGACCGAGCCGGGGCAGGCCGCCACGTTCACCGTCACCACCACCGACGGTGACGAGATCACCGCGGACATCTGGTTCCGTGCCCACGGTGTACGGGTCAACACCGGCTACCTCGCCGACGGCCGGCTCACCACCCGCACCCCGCAGGGGCTGGTCCGCGTCACCGAGCACCTGAACGTGCGCGGGCACGACCACGTCTACGCGATCGGCGACATCACCGACGTCGCCGAGGCCAAGATGGCCGCGTACGCGATGCAGCACGCCGAGGTCGTGGCGCAGAACATCACGGCGCGGCTGCGTGGCGAGCAGCCCACGGCGACCTACCGCCCCTCGCCCGACCCGATGATCCTGCTCCCGCTCGGCACGCGAGGCGGGGTCGGGCAGTTCCCCGCGCCTGACGGCCCAGCCGCCGTCCCGGCCGCGACGGTCGCCGAGTACAAGGGCGCCGACCTGTTCACCGGCCGCTTCGCGGAGTTGTTCGGCACGGCCTGACTCCGCGAGGCAATCGCGGACGGCGCGTGCCGGCCATGAGCTTGCGTGGCCGACGGCCGCAACTGCCGGGCGGTCACGCGGGGGTGGGGACACCTCCGGTGACCGTACCGGTGGTGCGGGCCTGCTCGGCGGCCCAGACCACGCGGTGGCTGGCCAGGCTCGCGGCCGCGTCGGAGTGCAGCGCGGACGCGTCGCCGCAGGCCACGGCCTTGAGGAAGGCGTCCATGATGGCGTCGTCGCCACCGCCGTGGCCGTCGCCGGCGCTGTCGCCGTCGAGCGTGCCGGTGTCGATGGTGTGCTGCTCGCCGGTCCGGAAGTCGGTGACGTGCAGCAGGCGGCCGTCGCCGTCGACGTAGCCGTGGGTGCCGAACAGGCGGGTGCGGCGGTGTTCCATGGGCGTGAACGCGGTCATGGTGAACGTGCAGGTCGCGCCGTCGGGGAACTCCATCGCGACGACCTGGTGGTCGACGACGTTGTTGTCGCTGCCGTAGACGCAGCGCCCGTAGGGGCCGGTGCGCAGGGCGGCGTCGATGCCGGCCTCGGTGTGGTCGGTGGTGACGGCCGACAGCGGCCAGAACTCGCGGGCCGGGTCGCCCAGGCAGGAGCGGTAGAGGCGGGGCGCGGAGTAGGGGCAGCTCCGTTCGAGCGGGCAGTCGAGGCAGTTGTCGGCGGCCTCGGCGGGGCGCTGCTCGGGCCGGAAGTGGGCGAGCCCGCCGAACGAGCTGACCCGGCTGGGGGCCGCGCCGATCAGGTAGAGCAGCCAGTCGATGTCGTGGCAGGACTTGGTGAGCAGCAGGGGCGCGGAGGTCTCGGAGTTGTTCCAGTGCCCGCGCACGAACGAGTGCGCGAAGTGCCACCACCCGATCGGCTCCAGGTGCTGCACGTTGACGAGCTTGCCGATCGCGCCGCCGTCGAGCAGGCCTTTCAGTGCCCGGGTGTAGGGCGTGTAGCGCAGCACGTGGCAGACGGCGAGCATGACCCCGGCCGCGTCGACGGCGGCGGCGATGCGCAGCGCGTCGGGCTCGGTGGTGGCCATCGGCTTTTCCAGGAGTATGTGATAACCGAGCCCGGCGAGGGCCACGGCCGCGTCGGCGTGCATCCGGTCC contains these protein-coding regions:
- a CDS encoding NUDIX domain-containing protein, which translates into the protein MPERHSHCSYCGSAYAADLAWPRRCATCEQVSYVNPVPVAVAVLPVGDGLLGVRRLIPPGAGRVALPGGFIDLGESWQAAVVRELWEETGIRADAADVSLYDTLSAPDGTLLVFGLLPHRDVADLPAPVANEESAGWELVTPATPLAFSLHTAVAARYFASLNV
- a CDS encoding helix-turn-helix domain-containing protein, which translates into the protein MSDNELGLFLRVHREAVTPAAVGLPTGPRRRAAGLRRSEVAALAGVSVEYVTRLEQGRDRRPSPQVLSALADALRLTAGERVHLHRLTKAADPGYNCRGETAPARTVRPTVQALLDRLEPTPAVLLNRLSDVLAHTDGYQRLAGPIGLLDAAVPNLARFVFTDSRARDAYPDWEHIADERVAALKQGPFRADPHLAALADELTIAAGDAFARRVDTVPALAKSSGVVRLAHPEVGTLRLAYETLDLSADDDQRLIVHLPADAATSAALDRLNSPRAQPLRLVVG
- a CDS encoding NAD(P)/FAD-dependent oxidoreductase, whose product is MGRTVAVIGGGYGGSAVAKALDAEADVVLIDPRDAFVNAAASLRALVRPDWAGNMFFPFDTLLTRGRVVRDRVVSVDPGGVTLASGGRVEADYLVLATGSGYAYPAKPDAESTEAALDDLRRTHKELSGAQRVLVVGAGPVGLELAGEIREVWPGKRVTVVDPVEQLLPGFQPEVRQELHRQLAEADIRLRLGVGLAALPSTEPGQAATFTVTTTDGDEITADIWFRAHGVRVNTGYLADGRLTTRTPQGLVRVTEHLNVRGHDHVYAIGDITDVAEAKMAAYAMQHAEVVAQNITARLRGEQPTATYRPSPDPMILLPLGTRGGVGQFPAPDGPAAVPAATVAEYKGADLFTGRFAELFGTA
- a CDS encoding Gfo/Idh/MocA family protein; translation: MTVDGVRLVVAGAGLRGIGYARRAAASGTARVVAVAEPDPARRAAFAAEFGVPADQVFTDWADLAAAGQLGDAAVIATQDRMHADAAVALAGLGYHILLEKPMATTEPDALRIAAAVDAAGVMLAVCHVLRYTPYTRALKGLLDGGAIGKLVNVQHLEPIGWWHFAHSFVRGHWNNSETSAPLLLTKSCHDIDWLLYLIGAAPSRVSSFGGLAHFRPEQRPAEAADNCLDCPLERSCPYSAPRLYRSCLGDPAREFWPLSAVTTDHTEAGIDAALRTGPYGRCVYGSDNNVVDHQVVAMEFPDGATCTFTMTAFTPMEHRRTRLFGTHGYVDGDGRLLHVTDFRTGEQHTIDTGTLDGDSAGDGHGGGDDAIMDAFLKAVACGDASALHSDAAASLASHRVVWAAEQARTTGTVTGGVPTPA